The nucleotide sequence AACTTAGGTAACGGAGGTCGAACCGTACCTTCTTCACGTTACGGGCCTAGTGGGCTTCAACCCAGTGGACATAATCTCGCGGGAAGGAAACGACATAACTTGGCGCGAAGCACGGGACATCACCTCCAATGCCCACCCTCCTTATCGGTCAATCTTTGAAGGACatgaaacaaaaaggaaaaaatataaaatggcaAATTGCTGGAATTTACAGTTAACCCTAAGGAAGGTAAACTATTTACGGGTTTTACCAAGTTTAACCGGAGAGAAAACCGAATCGAATTGAAATACGAACCAAAGATCATAAATTAGACTTAACCGTTCCCAATCCAACTTAAACCCTCCGATCCAATCTCGATTTTAACCATCTCGAACCCGAATCCAAATAACCACTCAATTTCGATTTAAACCAAGTCTCCCCTTTATTTCCATTTCCCCTCTCTCTCGGGATCCCCTCTCTCTCAACGGTTTCCCCCAAATTCGAAAACGTAACCCTAGAACATCCCACTCCCCTTCGATTCCTTCGATTTCCCTTCGATTATTCACCGAAAACGTGTGAATCATGGTTGAAACTAGGCTGGGTAAGAGAAAGGATAGGCCTCCTCCAACGGCTCCTCCTCCGCAAAAGAGCGGGACCTCGAAGAACTCGAAGAAGAACAAACCGAAGAAGAGTTCCAAGAAGAGAAAAACGACGGATGAGGAATCACCGGCGGTTGATTTTGTTGGAACCGTGGGAGTTGCGGAGGAGAATGAAGTAGAAGAACCGGCTAAGGATGTAGAAGATcgggagaaagagaaagaagaatcggagaaggagaaagaaagggaagaagaaaatggagacgaagatgaagaggaagaagaaaatagcGATGAATCTCAAGAAGAGAAAGACGAAAATGGAGAcaaagatgaagaggaagaaggaaatAGCGATGAATCTCAAGAAGAGAAAGACGAAAATGGAGAcaaagatgaagaggaagaaggaaatAGCGATGAAGAAGTAGAGaacaaagatgaagaaaaaatcCAAGAGGAGGAAGACACCGGAGAAGAAGAGAACGGGACTCCCGAAGAGAACAGAGgtcaaaatgaaaatgaaaatcaaGAACAAGGAGAACCCCCATTGGAAGCGGAATTAGGAAAtgttgatggtgatggtgaagGGGTTCTCGGGCAAGGAGAAGAGGTAATAAGTGTGGAACTTGAATAGGGTTTAACTAGATATACTAGGAAAGGCTCGGATAACTTAGGAGAACTATGTTTTAGTACTTGCATAACTGATGTAGAACACAATGTTACTTGCAGGAATTAGAGGCAACCGAGGCAATCAAACCGTTGAGGATGTACTTCTATGAGTCGGAgtacaagaaacaaataaagCTAGCGACTTTtcattgtcttcttcttctccaagtgACTTTTCATTTCAGAAATGGTCTTCCCGCCCCCGCCCTTccctgtcttcttcttctccaagtgACTTTTCATTTCAGAAATGGTCTTCTGTAATTGCTCAATCACTTTATCCTTCTCCTGGATTTCATCACGGGCTTGAAGCAATGCTCTCCTTTGCCATTCTGTACCAACCTCTTCATCGAACCAAGAGAAGTAATTGCATTCATTTCCAAGCTGCAATAAGGTCAAAATTCAAACCCAATTCAAATTCAGATTCCATTATATCCAGATTCCATCATATATTCATACCTTAAAACGCGGACAGCCATAAAAGTGTCGACCAGGATTTTTCTCAGTCCAAGCTTGCCTTATTTTCGCCGGCAAGCCACAGTGACACAACCTCAGACAAGAAAATCGGCGGCGGCTCCTTTGCGATAAAGacgaacccgaacccgaacccaCTTCCATCTTCACTTTTTCCATCTCACTTGCTCGGCGAGGGGGGAAGAGAATTCGATTCTCAAAATAGAGAAGAGAGacgagagagggagagagacacGGGAGAGAGGGGGGGAAGAGGAAATGGGGGGAgaaatagagagaaagagagagggagagatgaAAAAGGGATAAAAAGTCAAACTGAAAGTACTTGAAAGGCTTTGGGAGGGGAGTAAATTTGTGTGGTTGAGATAATTgcccaaaaaaaatttgttcataGTTATACCCAAGATACTAGTATTCCCAACTTTGGTCATAGTTATATTTTTGTCGGTTTCTAATTTATTTAGTGTtactaatctattaaaattggTTATCTAGTTTTACCTTCAATATTACTAGtttaaattgttatatatatagttccGTGCAATTATATTTAGCGAATAGATATAACTCGAAAGTTTCGTTTGTAAGATGTCTTTGGCCAACAAAGTGTTATTGGAATTACAAGGTCTCGTAAGGGATACATGAGAGTTTTTTTCCtaaatttcagaaattgatAACCgagttttattataaatatatgttagaGTTgcgaaaacaaatataaaacaatgATATTCAGGTTTTGATAGAGAAAAAACTATGAGATTCGAGTTTTGATATAGATAATACTAATGtcattacaaaacaaagtagATTTCAAGTTTACGCAGTTTTCCAAGTCATACAACACGATACAACACGAAATGAAACAAAGTTCAAGAGCCACAAAATCAAGTACCCAAATGCATTACTCGAAATATGCATTACTCCAAATTCATCCAAATTTAAACTCTTTTCCTTCCTTGCCGCTTGATGCGATATGGAGGTATGATCTTCACCTCCTTGATCTGATCTGGTACATTCCAAGAAGCCATGTCGGGCACAACATTAAGTGTTCTGGAATACGCCAAATGCCACATTTCCGTCCAGTAGTATTTTGAGCACAACTCATGGATATCAAGGCGCCTGCCATCAACATTCCTAGCGAAATAGATATAAGCTGCCAGTCCATGCAGACAAGGGAACTTTTCATAGTCCCACACCTTGCAAGTACAAGTTTTTCCAACCAAGGTCGCCCAAAACACCTTTCCTGCAGTGTCAGTGATCTCGTACTTAAGCTCGTAACTATCAAGTTCCCGCACAGGTAACTTATGTGCAACAGCCCATAGATCGTGCAAGTAGTTCTCAACCCGAGGCACCAGTCTTGTATTCATTGATCTAGAAACAACATCCTTCCGTTGAGTGAACCAATCAGAGAATTTCCTAATGATACAATCCAGCATTGGTATTAAGGCCCACCTTGTTGCCTCTTTAAACACGTTCTTCATTGATCCCAGAGTGTTGCTTGTATCCAAGTTGTACCTATCACGTGGGAAAAAAACCCTTGCCCATTTGTCCTTTTCAATACCACATTCCTCCACATACTTGTACGCAGCTGGACATCTTATCTTAAATGAGTCGTAAGCAGAATTGAAGTCATCAACCGTGTAATATCTGCCCAACTCCATAAGTTTTTGCCCGACTATATTCTTGTTGACGTTACAAGCATGTAATTTCACCTTTTCCTTCAAATGCCATAAACAATGACCATGGTGAGCCTGTGGAAATACGTTTCCTATGGCGAAAATCAAGCTCTGATGAAGAGTACTAATGAAAACCAGTTCAGAAGAGTCTGGTATAACACTTTTAAGCATCTCGAAAAACCAAGTCCAACTAGCAAGATTCTCACCATCTACTACTGCAAACGCAAGTGGATAACTCTGACCATTAGGATCCTGAGCTTTCGCGAAAACTAAAACACCACCGTTCTTCAGACGTATCCCCTCCACAGCTATCACCTTCCTCATAACTGCAAACCCTTCAATGCAAGCTCCCAAAGCTATGAAAAGGTACTCAAATTTACTTCTATCATCCAATTTCAAACAGGTTTTTGTCCCCGGATTCACTTGCTCTAACATGTACAAATAGCTATACAACATCTTGTAGCTCTCTTTCGGACTACCAGGTATATCTCTGACGTGATTGCTCATTGTGTCCTGCCAAAAGGAACCAAACAAAAGAAACTCACTACAATTTCCCCTACTATTATCCTGCTACAGTTTTACCAGTTATTCGAATTTTTCCTGTTTTCCTAATTCTACCAGTTGTACCCAGTTATTCAGTTTTACTACAATTTATCAAGAACAATTGAATAATCTAGGGTTTATCCCTATCCCTCAACTCCAATTCACCTACCGAAATTCATTATACCGAAATTTACCCCGAAACTAAACAAAACTTGTCACAATTACAAATCTATTAAAACCCCCAAAACCTACTTCCGAAATAATGCTCGAACAGAGCATAACTTACCGGCAGCGTTCGAGAagctgagagagagaggagtggAGGAGGAGTGGAGGAGGAGTGGAGGAGGGGGAGAGTGGAGGAGGAGCTGCAGGAGGAGCTGTAGGTTGGGTGGTCTGGGGGGAGGGGAGCTCGGGGAGAATCGGGAttcacttttttctttttttttagaccAAACCAACAAACATAAGAaccacttttaattttttttacagacCAATCCAATTCAGATCCGACCAAACCCGAGTTATGTTGGATGCCGATTTTGGTTTGGGACATTCTTGGTTCCAATTAAAATATGTCCTTTTGGTCTTTTCACATATTCATTAATGCTTGATGggtatagtatattttatggTGCATAGGAGATTGATTGAGGAGGAGATTGGGCATTGGAGGTGATGTCCCGCGAAGCACCGTGcctcttcctttctctctctctcctctctctccccTCCATAACTAACCTCGCCGGAGCAATGACTGCACCGGGATCTTCTAAATCAATTCCGTTCAAATCGAAGAAGCAGCTATTCCATCCGCCGTCAACCGTAAACCCTAATTCATCATCCCTACCTCTACCCACGCCGGAGAAACCGCCGGAGAACAACCTCACCAGATCCAAAAACCAATCCACTTTGATTCTTATACAGAGGACAAGAAAGCTGTGGATATGACAGGTGTTGATGAAGGCATTGATCAAGTACCAgtggaagatgatgatgatatccTCAGCATACTTCCTGATGAACTTAGACAATCGGTATTACATTTTGCTTGTTAGCAGTTTGAGATTAAGATATTGGCTTTTCGCTTATTGGGAGATGGATAACTCATCTCTGATATTACCGACAGAAGTAAGCACCTCAAccaaatattttctttacaagcgtttttgaaaatgtcctaACCGTTTGTTTTTGTTCACTTACACTTCTACAGAAGAAGTTGAAGAACAACTTGTTTTAATGCAAGAGCTTGTCCCGGAATGGATTTTTGAGAAAAGATCAACAAGTGGAGATTTACTAGTATGGTGAGTTTTACATCGTATGCACATACTTACAGTTTATATACTTGTTTCGAGTTACTTATTTAAATCTCTTTATAAATTAT is from Brassica napus cultivar Da-Ae chromosome A4, Da-Ae, whole genome shotgun sequence and encodes:
- the LOC125608224 gene encoding myelin transcription factor 1-like protein; this translates as MVETRLGKRKDRPPPTAPPPQKSGTSKNSKKNKPKKSSKKRKTTDEESPAVDFVGTVGVAEENEVEEPAKDKDENGDKDEEEEGNSDESQEEKDENGDKDEEEEGNSDEEVENKDEEKIQEEEDTGEEENGTPEENRGQNENENQEQGEPPLEAELGNVDGDGEGVLGQGEENTMLLAGIRGNRGNQTVEDVLL
- the LOC125608270 gene encoding uncharacterized protein LOC125608270, which gives rise to MSQTKIGIQHNSGLVGSELDWSVKKIKSGSYVCWFGLKKKKKVNPDSPRAPLPPDHPTYSSSCSSSSTLPLLHSSSTPPPLLSLSASRTLPDTMSNHVRDIPGSPKESYKMLYSYLYMLEQVNPGTKTCLKLDDRSKFEYLFIALGACIEGFAVMRKVIAVEGIRLKNGGVLVFAKAQDPNGQSYPLAFAVVDGENLASWTWFFEMLKSVIPDSSELVFISTLHQSLIFAIGNVFPQAHHGHCLWHLKEKVKLHACNVNKNIVGQKLMELGRYYTVDDFNSAYDSFKIRCPAAYKYVEECGIEKDKWARVFFPRDRYNLDTSNTLGSMKNVFKEATRWALIPMLDCIIRKFSDWFTQRKDVVSRSMNTRLVPRVENYLHDLWAVAHKLPVRELDSYELKYEITDTAGKVFWATLVGKTCTCKVWDYEKFPCLHGLAAYIYFARNVDGRRLDIHELCSKYYWTEMWHLAYSRTLNVVPDMASWNVPDQIKEVKIIPPYRIKRQGRKRV